One stretch of Psychrilyobacter piezotolerans DNA includes these proteins:
- a CDS encoding J domain-containing protein, which produces MIYILMFIAAMSLLFTGLKNTLRALPVIAIVSVIIFFFGSIFVTFLPLIIILIVLRAIFGKKQPRRTTRTYYYKNTNSGNTQDFEEFFRNATGGNYQRQTHGGHPGYVVNKDKYYAELGVSKDASPEEIKKAYRGMARKYHPDKANNLDEEMRSKYEAKFKEINEAYENLK; this is translated from the coding sequence ATGATTTATATATTAATGTTTATAGCTGCCATGTCGCTGTTATTTACAGGATTAAAAAATACTTTAAGAGCATTACCGGTAATAGCAATAGTTTCAGTGATAATTTTCTTTTTTGGGTCAATTTTTGTTACATTTTTACCACTTATTATAATATTAATTGTATTGAGGGCGATATTTGGAAAAAAACAACCACGAAGAACCACAAGGACATATTATTATAAAAATACAAATTCTGGGAATACTCAAGATTTTGAAGAGTTTTTCAGAAATGCAACTGGTGGAAACTACCAAAGACAAACACATGGCGGCCATCCTGGTTATGTTGTAAATAAGGATAAATATTATGCTGAATTAGGGGTAAGTAAGGATGCAAGTCCAGAAGAAATAAAGAAAGCTTATAGAGGGATGGCAAGAAAATATCACCCAGATAAAGCTAATAACTTAGACGAGGAAATGAGAAGTAAATATGAAGCGAAGTTTAAAGAAATAAATGAAGCATATGAAAATTTGAAATAA